The genomic stretch AAAGAATTCTTTAAACTCACTGTACAGCTGTCCTGCTAGTGTTTTGTTATGGGCTATTACAAGTGTCGGACGGTTTATTTCCTTCACCATATTCGAAATCGTGAACGTTTTACCAGTACCTGTCGCTCCAAGCAATGTTTGGTGGCGCTTTTGCTGGTGAATACCATCGACTAAGTGATCAATTGCCCGCGGCTGATCGCCTTGCGGGCTATATTTGGATACTAACTCAAACGTTTCATTTTCCTTCAACGCCAATTTCCTCCGTTCTTCTAATTACTCATATGATAGCATAAAATATATAAAAATACGAACAAACATTCGTTTAAAATTCTGTATACCTGCTAGTATAGATGTTTACCTAATCTCCGAAACATAAACACAGCAGATAGCAAAAAGCCGTCAAAAATGACGGCTTTATCTATTAGTTAGCAGTTTGGTCGTATTGGTTGACCTCAAACAGATCAATCAAATCAACTTTCGGGTTTTTATCCGTGAACCAGCGAAGGGCAAAATCATTCTTGAACAATGCCAAGTATTCCCCTTCACGATCCTGCGCGAGCAAACTGCGCTCGTCGAACAGGCGTTCATCCACTTGCTCAGCTTTCAGCCAGCGCGGGATGCGTTCCCCCATGGATTCCAATACTACTTCTACATTATACTCGTTTTTCATTCGATATTCGAATACTTCGTACTGCAGCTCCCCAACTGCGCCAAGGATGAAGCTGTCATCACGTTTTCCGCGGAACAACTGAATCGCTCCTTCTTGCACAAGCTGCTCAATTCCTTTTCTAAATTGTTTTGCTTTCATCACGTTTTTCGCTGTTACCTTTTTAAATACTTCCGGCGGGAACTGCGGCAGCTCATCGAATTCAAAGTTCGCTTTACCTTCTACCAGTGTATCTCCGATTCGGTAAATGTTCGGATCATATATCCCGATAATATCTCCAGCAAAAGCTTCTTCCACTGTATCACGGGAAGAAGCAACGAATTGCTGTGACTGCGAAAGTTTAATCGGTTTTGTAGAACGTGCAAGCTGGACGCTCATGCCTCGTTCGAACTTCCCTGAGCAAACGCGCAGAAAAGCAATCCGGTCACGGTGGGCCGGGTTCATATTTGCTTGAATCTTGAAAATAAATCCTGAGAATTCTTCTTTATCCGGTGATACAACTCCGTCTGTTGTGCGGCGGCCTCCTGGAGAAGGTGCCATGCTGACAAATGTGTCAAAGAAAGTCTGCACGCCGAATGGCGCTAGGGCGCTGCCAAAGAATACAGGTGTCTGTTCCCCTGCAAGTACACGGTCGAGAGAGAATTGATCGCCAGCTTCTTCTAGTAATTCCAGCTCTCCCTTTGTGTCTTCAAAGGCAGATTGATTAGTCAAATCAGCATAAGCCGGGTCATCCAGTTCGTCATACGGAATATACGTTTCTTCTTCATTCCCGTTAAAGCGGACAAATTGTTCGTTATGACGGTCGAAGATACCTAGGAAACGTTTGCCCATACCTGCTGGCCAGTTCATTGGATATGTCTCGATATCTAGTACTTGTTCAATCTCTTCCAAAAGCTCTAATGGCTCTCGGCCTTCACGGTCCAGTTTATTGATGAAAGTGAAAATTGGAATACCGCGCATACGACAAACTTTAAACAGCTTCAGCGTTTGTGCTTCGATACCCTTTGTAGCATCAATAATCATAACAACACTATCCACTGCTGTTAATGTTCGGTATGTGTCTTCACTGAAATCTTCGTGTCCCGGTGTATCCAGGATATTCACTTGATAATCTTTATACGGGAAGTTCATTACAGACGATGTAACGGAA from Terribacillus sp. DMT04 encodes the following:
- a CDS encoding peptide chain release factor 3, which translates into the protein MKINEEVQKRKTFAIISHPDAGKTTLTEKLLVFGNLIRSAGTVKGKKSGKFATSDWMEIEKQRGISVTSSVMNFPYKDYQVNILDTPGHEDFSEDTYRTLTAVDSVVMIIDATKGIEAQTLKLFKVCRMRGIPIFTFINKLDREGREPLELLEEIEQVLDIETYPMNWPAGMGKRFLGIFDRHNEQFVRFNGNEEETYIPYDELDDPAYADLTNQSAFEDTKGELELLEEAGDQFSLDRVLAGEQTPVFFGSALAPFGVQTFFDTFVSMAPSPGGRRTTDGVVSPDKEEFSGFIFKIQANMNPAHRDRIAFLRVCSGKFERGMSVQLARSTKPIKLSQSQQFVASSRDTVEEAFAGDIIGIYDPNIYRIGDTLVEGKANFEFDELPQFPPEVFKKVTAKNVMKAKQFRKGIEQLVQEGAIQLFRGKRDDSFILGAVGELQYEVFEYRMKNEYNVEVVLESMGERIPRWLKAEQVDERLFDERSLLAQDREGEYLALFKNDFALRWFTDKNPKVDLIDLFEVNQYDQTAN